The nucleotide window TTTTGACAGTGAGGTTCTTGCAAACCTTAAAAACCATGAATTCAGTATAAAAGGCCCATGTCGAAAGTGTGATAAATTTTCCAATTGTTATGGGTGTCGTGCCAGAACATTTGCTTTGACTGGTGATTATCTGGCATCTGATCCTTTATGTCCTGAAAATCAAGATAAACTTGAAAAAATCACTTATCTTCCCATGTCAGTTGAAAAATTAGTACCTCAAAAACAAGGCATGCGTGTTGTCACTAATTTATTAACTGTTAAAGAACGTTATGCAAAAGTGGAATCTATTTTTCCAGCCAACAGCCCTTTTATTAAAAAGGATGGAAGCCTGGAAGAATTTGCGTATATGGAAGTAATGGCACAATCTGCCGGTGTAATGGATGGGTTTGAAAAATTTGATACTGGTAAGCTTAGTCCCGGAGGATTTTTAATCGGAGGTCAAAAAATTAATATTTATGCTAAAACCTTTGCCGGAGATAAGCTTATTATTGATATTTATAAAACAACTAAATTTGGAAATTTTGGCATACTTACAGCAAAAATATATTGTAAAGATATTTTAATTGCAGAAGGTGAAGTAAAGATTTATCAAACTGACGGAGTAAATAATGAAATTTAACATTATAATATTACTAATAATCTTTTTAATTCCTACCAGTCAACTTTTTGCTGCAGATGCTCAGATTGATAATTTTTTATCGGAAGTAGAACAAAACATGAGCCAGGTTAATACAGTTCATGCCATGTTTGTTCAGAAAAAAGAAATGGCTATGTTTGACATACCTATTATAATCAAAGGTGAGTTCTATATTCAAAACCCTGATAAGTTTGCCTGGATTGTGACTGATCCGATTGAATACACACTGATTTTAAGCAAATACAAGGTTAAAAAATGGGACAAATCAAACGGAACACAAGAGATGTCACTAAAAGATAATCCAATGTTCAAAGCAATGATTGAACAGATTACTTTCTGGTTCTCAGGATCATATTCATCGTGTAAAAATGATTATGATATCAAAGTTATTCAAAAAAACCCAGGTATCTTAGACTTTGCGCCAAAGAAACATAATCCTGCTTCAGAAATGCTCACTAATATCACTCTTACTTTTCAAAATGATAAAAGATATATCTCAAATATCAAACTTTTGGAAAAAAATGATGATATTACCGAACTCTTTTTTAATGATGTAATCTTAAACTCAAAAATTGACAAGTCAGTTTGGGAAACAAATTAACCGTGTCTAAAAAGACTGATATAAACTTTGATAAACTCAATAAGTTTGACTTATTTTTTGATTTTATTGGAAAAAATAAAATTTATCTTCTGATTTTATTTTTCCTTCTAATCATGGTTTCTTTTGTTCGAATTGCCAAAGTAGATTTTGTTAATGATATTTCTGTTATGTTACCAGATTCCCCTGAATTAAAAAGATCTCTTGATTTTATTAATAATTCAGACATGTCTGACACTATAGCTTTTTCCATAACATGTAAAAACAATTCAAATAAAAATTTATTATCACAAACAGAGGCTTTTTCAGACAAATTAAAAAAAGTTTCTCTGATTACTGAAGTAGTAACAGGAATTGAAAATCTTGATATTTCAAAATTGAGAAGGGATATTACAAAATTATTACCGCTGTTACTTGCAAAAGAAGATTATAAATTATTTAAAGATATTGAAAAAGATGAGTATATTGCTGAAAAAGCAAGACAGTTGTTTATTATGCTTACAACACCCGGCAGTTCATTTATGCAAACATCTATGGACACAGACCCTTTTGGGTGGTCTAACCATATACTCAATAAGCTTCAGGTTTTAAGCAAATCAATGGGGTTTGATGTTG belongs to Desulfobacula toluolica Tol2 and includes:
- a CDS encoding LolA family protein; this translates as MKFNIIILLIIFLIPTSQLFAADAQIDNFLSEVEQNMSQVNTVHAMFVQKKEMAMFDIPIIIKGEFYIQNPDKFAWIVTDPIEYTLILSKYKVKKWDKSNGTQEMSLKDNPMFKAMIEQITFWFSGSYSSCKNDYDIKVIQKNPGILDFAPKKHNPASEMLTNITLTFQNDKRYISNIKLLEKNDDITELFFNDVILNSKIDKSVWETN
- a CDS encoding radical SAM/SPASM domain-containing protein, with product MNNNIINSIEIDLGGSCNLNCFFCYLTKVKTSDKFNKNKLLLDEIIDLINQANELGVQKVILFNNSSNQHPDTAEILKLINKKNMQMEFSLTKPCNNLSVNENALIKCLKHKDSCFINLYGSVYPCAGMRLSIGNIRQNRLKKILFDSEVLANLKNHEFSIKGPCRKCDKFSNCYGCRARTFALTGDYLASDPLCPENQDKLEKITYLPMSVEKLVPQKQGMRVVTNLLTVKERYAKVESIFPANSPFIKKDGSLEEFAYMEVMAQSAGVMDGFEKFDTGKLSPGGFLIGGQKINIYAKTFAGDKLIIDIYKTTKFGNFGILTAKIYCKDILIAEGEVKIYQTDGVNNEI